The Zea mays cultivar B73 chromosome 7, Zm-B73-REFERENCE-NAM-5.0, whole genome shotgun sequence DNA segment CAAACTACTGAGTAGAGTTCACTGACAATAATAGAGTTGCCAGGTTAATCTATTTGGTTCTGTAGAGATTTTTCTTGCTCAGTAATGAATTATTCAACTAAACCCAAGTTTCTATAGTCAATTTAAGCCCCTGGACCAAATTAGGAACACATACAAAAAGGTTTTTGTTGATTCAcgaaaaggttgcttagaatcgtGATAATGGTGCTCCCAAATTGAAGTAACTACATGATCAACGACATCTATCTAAACGCAACCACCCTGAAGAATTGCAGCCAAAGCTACGACAGCAGAGCCAAGTACGCAATCCCTCTTTAAACAAGTGCAGCCACCCCCGGAGCACAGCCCAACCATAAGATGAAGATGAATCGTGCTCCTGCGGCCAGGGAGTAAGAGATGCAAGGCGGAGGCAGGAGCGCGGGCGAGGGGGGTGGCGATTACCTCGAGGCAGGCGCGGTACTTGTGCCAGTGGTCGGCGCAGTCGTCCCTCTGCCACTGCCCCTTAGCGAATTTCTCCGCGTACCACCGGTTGAAGCAGTCGTGGTACGCGGTGCGCAGCTCGGAGCACGCAGCCGCCGCCTTTGAGGGCGCGGATGGCGTCGTCGACGAAGTTGATTTGCTCCGGCCGAACACCATGCTTGGAGGCTAGTTGGATCGATCGAATCAGAGAGCAAACTGTTGTGTTGTATTCATGTGCCTGTGCTGTGTACCCCAATTGCTCTGCAATTCTCGCAGAAGGAAAGGGACCACGGAGCACAGAGACACGCAGTCGCCGGCTGGCCAACCAGGCGGCCGCCCAACGCGCCTCCGACGACTGTGACGCGCGGTGCCGCGGACAGCCCGTAGCAGCAGGCGCAGAGGACCTGGTGGCAACGGGCGGCCGCAACCCCTATTGCCCAGTTTCCGGACGATGGTGACGCGATGGGCGGCGTCGCGGCGGACGGCGGGTGGAGCGATGGTAGCAGGTAGCGGCGCGGCGGCTAGGGTTCAGCAGCAATGTAGCGGCCAGCCGAGCAGGGATGAAGTCGGATTGGAGCGCTGCCGCACGCTGACTCGCGGGTTTGGGCTCGGCATCGGGCATCGGATGTCTTCCTCCTCAAGGTTGTCAGTAAGAATTTGGCCCACAGCCAGGGTTACCTCAGGTTAGGCCAAATATTGGAAAATATGCGGTGGGAACTATATTTTGGTCATTTAAAAATTCTAAAACTTATTAACACATCGATTGTTCATATAAATCTATATACCCTCAtgaaatatatgtatatatacacACATACACAGATAGAAGTATTAATATTTATCTCTAGCAATATAAAGTGGTAGTTTTGGCGTTCGTATGTCACCCCCTCCCCGCTTAAAtagtaaaattaaattaaaattaTACATAGGTAGGAATTTAAACCTAAGACTCTCTTCAGCAATAACCCGTAAACGCTCTTGCCCCCGTAAATGTAGGGGTTTGTCATCTACGATATCCCTCTAATAAAAGATTGTAAAAGGTCTTCTAAAATTTAGATGATGTCATGTGTCCACTAGAATTAGAGGTTGTACTCTTGTGACCGCTCGTTCGCGTCTCGCGTCTGCGCCACGGGCGCCATCGATGCCAacttttttgcattttagccTTTTTTGGGTTTTTTGCACAATTATGGCATttgcagtttcatttcaaaaaattgACCCCAACCTCGGCGCCATCATAATTGGCGCCGAAGTAACGTATAGTGGCGCCGATATAATTGGCGCCAGCTATGTCTACGTGGCAGGCGATGTGGCAAGTTCCAGGGGGtcagcgccatagatcttggcgccgacccccgGATCTCACCGTCTAGGGAGgttggcgccaagatctatggcgccgaccccctggAACTTGCCACATCGGTTGCCACGTAGGAAAAGTTGGCGCCAATGGTACTAGCGTCGCTGTGCgttacctcggcgccaatgatgatggcgccgaggttagggtccattttttgaaatgaaactgcaaAGGGCATAGTTGTGCAAAAAACCCAAAAAAggctaaaatgcaaaaaagtTGGCCATCGATGTCGTGCAGGCACACGTCTCCCCCCATTACCCACAACCATGACCATGGAGGAGGAGCCCTTCACCAACACGAAGGTGGTCGTGCAGTGCGTGTTTGTCGACACATACGAAGACGACGACGTGACAGCGGGCATCGAGTGCCTCGTCGTCGACGTTGTAAATTCACCGGCTAAGGCCGCCGTTATCGTCGTTGTCGAAGAGTAAACTCCAGGCGAGTGGCAGAATGCACCTGCCTAATCCTAAGAACAGGGGCTACCTAGGGTTTGACTGAAGAgatggatgaacacaagaacacacaaggatttatagTGGTTTGGAtggccagagcgtaataccctactcccatATGAGTTGTATTGTTGAGAGCTTCAGAATGCCTAGGTCTAGACGGAGATACCTAAGAGGGAGTTCGAGTGAGTCTGTCCCTTTGTATTGTATGTGCCATCTCTTTTATAGTCCAAGGGTGGCATGTTACAAGGAAGTTGGACCCCCACAGGTGTGTCTAGTGTTCCAgtattaaatatatatatatatatataacatggAGTTATAAGTGCAGAAGCTGGCTAAGATCTCCTCCTCGTCCGTCGTGCGTATTTTTCGACCAGAAATGTTTTTCATCCCGTCTGTCAGCCTGGGGCCATAGCGTGATGTTCCTGTTATGCTGATGTCGTCGGAGCTAGGCAGGTTGACGTGCGCAGGACTTAATGCGATATCTCTATGCTGTCAACTCCAGCTTATACTGTAGTGGGTGTATCGTCGACTAAGTGACGCTTCATGATGTCGTCATCCACTCATACGAGATAACCACCTTGGTAACTCACGTTATCCTGAGCAAGCATTAAATGTGCATAGTGTGGCTACGTCGTCGTGTGTCTCGGTAACGTGTAGAGCAGTCTTGTCGGCCTATTCGACATGTCAGACATTTGTCGTGCTCTGTTCGTGTGGCAGAGCACGCCATGGTTTGCCTGCATTAAATGCGGGCAGTGGGCCTACAGACGAGGGGCTTGCTTCTAACTGAAGGCTTATGCCATGTGGTAGCGCCAGACCCCTATCTAGGTTGAGGGCCCACGCCAAGGACGTTGGCCGGTTGTAGGCTCTGGACCCACACAAACCGGGGTCTGGATGGTACATAAGGAGATCTGATTATTACAGGTGTCCGTCCAGGACCCATCCTTGGTGACCCGAATGGCATTTATGGGGGTCTAGGCCTTTACCCTTGGGGGTCCGGACACATAGGTGTAATCCCTAAGCATGCCCTCTTCTGGGGCATGTGGCAGCACCGATACCGTCCCAAAGCAGAGGACTAGTATGAGGCTAGTGGCCCTATCAGGCGAAGCTGATCCTGAGTGGTTGGACTGCTCAGTTCCTTAGCATGCATTTAGGACTAATCGCACGGGTATCTGCCTTGACATAGTAGAAGATGGTACCCCAATCACGGAGTACCGACAGCCGTGAAGCCAACGCTGGTGCTGACCATCGCGGTCGTGGCGGGTGTGAAAAAACCTAGAGGCGGTGAATAGGCTAAACCTGAAAATTACCACCACAAACTTCGAGATAATGTTAAATCTACAGTTCAACTAGTGCATGCTAGTTCAACTGCTATAAAGGCAAGTTGAACTACTCTGAACCAGTCCAACTGCTAGAATAAATCTAGACTATGAACTACACAAAAAATAGAAGATGGATCTCTTATAATAGAAAACGCGAGAGATAAGCTAAGTGTGGATGGTGAAGAATACGGGAGTTAATTCACCACAAGATCCACACGACGAATAAACCTATATGTCTATCTTGCCAAATAAAATCACAGTCATAGATCAAGCAAAAACACAAGACACAAgtttttatcccgaggttcggccacaccacaaaggtgccctactcccagttgaggagcccacaaaagggtcgggtctttttcaaccctaatcctccataaCCCATCCACCAAGGTCAAAGGTttcttttctcaaacttgctcacaAGAGCGGggaatacaaacttcttggggtcgtccacaaatttggagactcccaagcaacctcaatccGTCTTGAAactctagggtttcaagaacaaaAATAACGCACAAGATGTGTTTGCAACAATCTCAAGAGATGAGAATGAGaggggagaggaaaaccaaatctgagagtgtaacaccccgtccaatccctggatcggcggtacttactcctggcagctctctaggatcatatattgtccccacagaccaacacgagtcttttgtgcgcactttgtcctcactcatgcgcacccgagaaaacttcccggtcggtcacccatcccaaattgctccaagccaagcacacgcttaacttggaggttctttcgagataggcttccgaaaaagaagatgcaccttgttgatatgattactctattaattctattaagccttgggccaggacatcccatcccaggggccaggatatcacaatccacccccttagaagaccaacgtcctcgtcggtcaaccccaatccaggaacctcccctcttagccacgtctatgtgtctagtgtcgttatatgccatgccatgtgaccactccgggcccacatgcgccatgcgccatatactcgaacccctaacccacacacgcccgtgaaaccgcgagggttggctctgataccacttgtaacaccccatccaatccctggatcggcggtacttactcctggcagctctctaggatcatatattgtccccacagaccaacacgagtcttttgtgcgcactttgtcctcactcatgcgcacccgagaaaacttcccggtcggtcacccatcccaaattgctccaagccaagcatgcttaacttggaggttctttcgagataggcttccgaaaaagaagatgcaccttgttgatatgattactctattaattctattaagccttgggccaggacatcccatcccaggggccaggatatcacagagagcacaagcacaaacctcacaccaaagGTGTTCCTTCAATCGATTTGAATCGAGCACTAGTTTGGGTGTGAGAGGAAGAAGAAATGTGCCTTTGTGTCAAGTTAGGTGTGCAATGAATGTGTGGGTGACCAGTAGTTATGAGGAGAGAGATGTGGGGGGCTATATATAGACTCTCCTCAAAAAGAGTCGTTGGGCTGGATTTTTCGGGGGAGGACCAGTTGAactgcccctagggccggttcaaccgcccctgtcTGACTGTCAGCCTGTCAGCCAGTCTGACTGACAAACTGCTGGATAGTCTGGTCAAAaagtcctgacaccggttgaaccgaccCTTACCATGAAGaacggagtgtttccatgcaaggcCTGGCTTGGTTGGGTTTGCAGGCTCCAAACTACATATGGTAGTTCTCTGATCCATTTCCCTGCAAACTTTTTGCTCTTGTCGaacacctttttcctgagtgcatcGAGTatcatcccattggctctttccacCTGCCCATTAGCTCTTAGGTGTGTCACTGGTGCATACTTGATTTGGATGCTCCTCTGCTcacagaaatcaaagaactctgagcTAGTGAAGTTAGATCCCAGGTTTGTGATGATGCTGTTAGGTATCCTGAATCTAAACATTATATCTTGAATGAATTTCACTGCTTTTGTCGAGGTCAAAGCGGCGATaggtttgtactctatccattttgtgaaCTTGTCAATAGCGACGAGTATGTGAGTATACCCTCTTTGAGCTtttttgaatggtccaatcatatccagcccCTAGCACGCAAAGGGACAGGTTATAGGAATAGTTTGCACATGTTGGGTGGGCAAGTGTTGTTGCTTCGATAGGAACTGGCATGCTTCGCATTTCTAAACCAACTATGCCGCATCattctttgttgttgttgttgttggctAATAGAACCCAGACCTGAAGGCTTTCCCTACTAATGTTTTTGATGTTGCATGTATGCCACATTGCCCTGCGTGGATTTCATCCAGTAGCTACCTTCTTCTGGCTGAATGaatacatttcatgaggactcctcctGCACCTCTTCTATATAGCAGACCCCCTATGATGGTATAGTGGGTCGACTATCTTGCGATGCGCTCTGTCGTGGCCATGTCATCCAGTTCTTCCTCATTTTTTATATACCTGATaattggctccctccagtcattggGATCTGTTTCTGCTTGGTCTAAGGCGTTGCATTCTTCAGCATGCTCTACGGTGACGCTTGGTTGCTGTACCTCTTGGACGAAAATCCCAGGTGGAACCTGGGCCCGACTGGACCCCAATTTTGACAATGCATCTGATGCTGCATTGCGATCCCTTTCCACGTGGTGAAATTCTAAACCCTCGAATTTGTCTTCCAGCTTCTGCACCACATCGCATTATCTATTCATTGAGTCGGTTGAGCAatccttgtccttgtttacctggcTGATGACTACTAGCGAGTCGTCGTATACCATTAACCTTTTGATGCCTAGTGAAATGGTGATGCTCAGCCCGTGAACTAAGGCTTCATACTCCGCGGCATTGTTTGATGCTGGAAACAGGAGCTAGAGCACATACTTGAGTTGGTCGCCTCCAGGGGCAATTAAAAGGATCCCCGCTCTTGCCCCCTGCAATCTCAACGAGCCGTCAAAGTACATTTTCCAGACTTCAACAGCTTCTAGGTTTTCTGGGACCTTgtgctcggtccattctgatataAAATCAATCAGTGCTTGAGTTTTTATTACAGTACAAGGTCAGAATTCTATGTCATGAGCTCCGAGTTCACATGCCCATTTGGCTGTTCTTCCAATAGCTTCCTTATTGTGGAGTATATCTCCTATTGGGAAtcctgtgactactatgactttgtggttgtCAAAATAGTACCAGAGTTTACGAGCAGTCAGAAGTActacatataatagcttctgaacttgagggtacctTATCTTCGAGGAACCGAGGAGTTGGCTGATAAAGTAAACAAGATGTTGTACTAGGTACGCACACCCTTCTTCTGCCCGCTCGACTACCAATGTAGTGCTTACCAcatgagtcgtgcaggagatataTAGCAGTAGGTCCTCGGTTGGCTGATCGGTGTAGCTCGGCACTGCAGCTTGAGTACTGGTGGTGCAGTCAGAAACTTCTTTAGCGCTTTTAGGGCTTCTTGAGCTTATGTGGTCCATTGGaatttatccaccttcttgagtaatttATAGAATGGCATTCCTCTTTCGCCAAGCCTCGAAATGAATCGACTTAGCGCTGCATGCACCTAGTGAGCCTCTGTACTTTCTTCTATGATCGTGGTGGCTCCATTACCCGAATTTGCCTCTATTCCTcgatggctgacgataaacccaagTAGCTTTCTAGCCGGTACTCCGAACATGCATTTCTCAGGATTCAGCTTCCATCGGTAGCGCCTCAAGCTGTTGAAGACCTGTTGTAAATCCTCGATGAAGTTATCTGGGTTTTCAGTTTTGATtactatgtcatcaacataggcttcTACTCGCTTTCCCTAGTGGTCGATTAAGCATGTTTGGATAGCCCTTtggtaagttgctccagcgtttttgaggccgaatggCATGGAGTAATAGCAGAAAaacccaaaaggtgtgatgaacgcagtcttttcctcgtcttcttttgctagACTGATTTGGTGATATCCGGAGTAGCACTCAAGGAAAGAGAGCATAGAACAGCCAGCGGTGGAATCGactacctgatctatcctagggagtccGAAAGGATCTttcagacagtgtttgttgagatcggtatagtcggcgcacatgcaccaatcaactttattcttttttagtataaGAACAGGATTTGCCATCCGTTCAGGatgtagtacttctctaatgaaaccTGCTGATACCAGGCGAGCTAATTCCACccgaatggcctctcttttgtcgggcgtgaaacataGCTTCTGCCTAATCGGTCGTGCCTGGGGGTACTCTttgagtttgtgctcggccagcttTCTCGGGACTCACGGCatgtccgcaggttgccatgcgaacacGTCCCGAttgtcttgcaggaactggacgagcgcgctttcctatttttcatcgaggctggaactgatgatcgcggtcttgcgttcatcaaaGAATCCAAGGTTGattcttttagtttcttcagtcggtcgcatagaggtcacgCCGAGGCTTCATTTGAAGGGATTGTAAAGTCCTCTTGCACCGGCTTGCCATCGACTTGTGCGGGAAGGGCTATCGAGGGCCCGATAGTGAGTGTCGTCTGAATGGCACCCCAGAAGGATTCTGCAGTGCCTTGGAAGCCAGCGTGCATGGTGATGATCCCCTGAGGTCCTGGCATTTTGAGTATCATATATGGgtagtgcgggatggccatgaatttcgccaaccTCGGTCTTCCAATAATGGCGTTGTGCCCACAATAGAAACGTGCCACCTCAAACCTCAAGAACCCAGTTCGGTAGTTCTCTGGGGTTCCAACGGTGATGGACATGTAAATGTGTCCAAGTGGGTACTCTCCTTCGGTCGGCACGacgccgaagaaaggagtatccGACTCAGTGAGATCATCGATGGCAACCCCCAGGGCCTGAAGTGTTCAGGGAAAGGTGACGTTGATTCTACTGCCACCATCCACCAGTACCTTCTTAACCCGGCTTTCCCGGATTACATGGTCGATGAGTAGTGGATAGTTGTCGGGGTGATCGAAGTTAAGCCACTGATTAGCTCGGCTGAAGGATATtgtgtgctccgaccatcggtaaggAGCCGGAGCATTGTTTGTGGCCACTAGAACTTGTCGATCATTAAGTTTTTGTTGCCTTCTACTTTCTTGTGCCCCATGGCCTTCAAATATGACGTTGACCTCCATGTCAATGCACAAGAAAGCTCCACCTCTCCCCCTTCCTGTTGCTGAGGCTGCCTAGGCTCATTAGGCTCCCCTCGAGGCGGAGGAGGTGGCAGCGGTTGGAATGGT contains these protein-coding regions:
- the LOC100276365 gene encoding uncharacterized protein LOC100276365 — protein: MVFGRSKSTSSTTPSAPSKAAAACSELRTAYHDCFNRWYAEKFAKGQWQRDDCADHWHKYRACLEEHLEDKHLRQILLDAETSAFYAMPEANPPTGQGTTK